From a region of the Microcoleus sp. FACHB-831 genome:
- a CDS encoding DNA methyltransferase — protein MLTNEEERVALYSRADLTTVPSEVTKDTNLENLNLNWREKELPEKERTKHVHRLHPYLGKFIPQLVEIFLRKYFSPGQTVLDPFCGSGTTLVQANELGINSIGYDVSAFNVLLTRTKTAKYDLVKVRKEVMDIFNKTRDISQPKSQQLCIWEESSPTWLLKETDDPYLQQWFAPQARRELLVYRQLIESEGYEYQSLLKIILSRSARSARLTTHFDLDFPKNPQTEPYWCYKHSRLCQPTTEALKFLKRYSLDTIKRLEEFSVRRTDAVAIACHADSRKTAPPPIDGVITSPPYVGLIDYHEQHAYAYHLLGLEDKREREIGAAANGSSQKAQRQYQQDISEVFRNALDSMPAGSRLIVIAGDKANLYGQIADFIGVEVEAIVQRHVNRRTGRRSGEFYESVFIWRKR, from the coding sequence ATGCTGACAAATGAAGAAGAACGTGTAGCATTATATTCGCGTGCAGATTTAACTACTGTGCCAAGTGAAGTTACAAAAGATACGAATTTAGAAAATTTAAATTTAAACTGGCGCGAGAAAGAGTTACCTGAAAAGGAACGGACAAAACACGTTCATAGGCTTCATCCATATCTAGGTAAGTTTATCCCCCAATTAGTTGAGATATTTCTGCGAAAATACTTTAGTCCTGGACAAACTGTATTAGATCCTTTTTGTGGCTCAGGTACAACTTTGGTTCAAGCTAATGAGTTGGGAATTAATTCTATTGGTTATGATGTATCGGCTTTTAACGTACTTCTTACTCGTACTAAAACAGCAAAGTATGACTTAGTTAAAGTCCGCAAGGAAGTTATGGATATTTTTAATAAAACTCGTGACATAAGCCAGCCAAAATCCCAACAATTATGCATATGGGAAGAAAGTTCACCAACTTGGCTTTTGAAAGAAACAGATGATCCGTATCTTCAGCAGTGGTTTGCACCGCAAGCTCGTCGGGAGTTATTAGTCTATCGTCAATTGATTGAGTCTGAAGGTTATGAGTATCAAAGTTTACTGAAAATAATACTGTCTCGTTCGGCTCGTTCGGCTCGTTTGACTACGCACTTTGATTTAGATTTTCCCAAAAATCCCCAGACAGAGCCTTACTGGTGTTATAAACATTCGAGGTTATGCCAACCCACCACAGAAGCATTAAAATTCTTGAAGCGATATAGCCTTGATACTATTAAAAGGCTCGAAGAGTTTTCAGTCAGACGCACGGATGCAGTGGCGATCGCCTGTCACGCTGACAGCCGTAAAACTGCACCTCCCCCAATAGATGGGGTAATCACCAGTCCCCCTTATGTCGGTTTAATTGACTACCACGAACAACACGCTTACGCCTACCACTTACTAGGGTTGGAAGATAAACGCGAACGGGAAATTGGAGCCGCGGCTAATGGTTCTAGCCAGAAAGCGCAACGACAGTACCAACAAGACATTTCAGAAGTATTCCGTAATGCGCTTGATTCTATGCCAGCAGGCAGCCGTTTGATTGTAATAGCGGGTGACAAAGCTAATCTTTACGGTCAAATAGCTGATTTTATCGGTGTAGAAGTAGAGGCTATTGTTCAGCGTCATGTCAACAGGAGGACGGGAAGACGTTCTGGTGAGTTTTACGAGTCTGTATTTATCTGGCGGAAACGCTGA
- a CDS encoding DUF1997 domain-containing protein, whose translation MQSQFAQNQPIEVSSALLKATSIGAEKVEEASELAQNATSPMCFQTHFESCMELYADAKTVANYLDSHQGWFGECAEPMKVEPLGDNAYALTIGRFGAFGYEVEPKIGLELLPAEAGVYRIQTVPIPNYVPPGYDVDYKSSMHLVEVTTDGVPMTRVEWQLEVAVYLRFPKFIYKLQKSLLQKTGDRILSQIVRQVSRRLTFKTQEDFHTALGIPFPPKKSKKG comes from the coding sequence ATGCAGTCGCAATTTGCTCAAAACCAACCTATAGAGGTTTCCTCGGCACTTTTGAAGGCTACGTCAATCGGAGCAGAAAAGGTCGAAGAAGCATCAGAATTAGCACAGAATGCTACTAGCCCGATGTGCTTCCAGACTCATTTTGAAAGCTGCATGGAGCTTTATGCTGATGCTAAAACGGTTGCTAATTACCTCGATAGCCACCAAGGTTGGTTTGGAGAGTGCGCCGAACCTATGAAAGTTGAGCCTTTGGGCGATAACGCCTATGCGCTTACTATCGGTCGTTTTGGTGCTTTTGGTTACGAAGTGGAACCAAAAATAGGCTTGGAGTTGCTACCAGCAGAAGCAGGAGTCTATCGCATCCAGACGGTACCGATTCCTAATTACGTCCCCCCAGGGTATGACGTTGACTATAAATCGTCTATGCATCTGGTGGAAGTAACGACAGATGGGGTTCCGATGACGCGAGTTGAGTGGCAGTTGGAGGTGGCCGTTTACCTGCGGTTTCCCAAGTTTATTTATAAGTTACAGAAGTCTTTACTGCAAAAAACGGGCGATCGCATCCTCAGCCAGATTGTCCGCCAAGTCTCTCGCCGCTTAACCTTCAAGACTCAGGAAGATTTCCACACCGCTTTAGGCATCCCCTTCCCCCCAAAAAAATCTAAAAAGGGGTAA
- a CDS encoding sugar phosphate nucleotidyltransferase, producing MQSSKNKVRKAVIPAAGFGTRLFPATKVVKKELFPIIDRDGRAKPVIMAIVEEAISAGIEEIGIVVQKSDRALFEEFFKTPPTKELFNKLSQQNQEYSQYLVDIGKRITILTQDEQEGFGHAVSCAKNWVKDETFLLLLGDHVYISSTEKSCSSQVIDIYQQFNKSVVGLTVMPVEIIQKAGCITGFWQEQNSILSINQLYEKPDIEYARKHLRVEGMADDEFLAVFGLYVLTPKIFDYLEEHISNNIRERGEFQLTSCIDRLRQDEGVTGYVVKGKCFDTGLPETYRQTMIDFRNS from the coding sequence ATGCAATCTTCAAAAAACAAAGTTCGCAAAGCTGTTATTCCAGCCGCAGGTTTCGGCACTCGTCTGTTTCCAGCTACAAAAGTGGTAAAAAAAGAACTTTTCCCGATTATCGATAGAGATGGACGCGCCAAACCAGTAATTATGGCGATTGTTGAAGAAGCAATTAGTGCTGGGATAGAAGAAATTGGGATTGTCGTACAAAAAAGCGATCGCGCACTTTTTGAGGAGTTCTTTAAAACTCCACCCACTAAAGAGCTTTTCAATAAACTATCCCAACAAAATCAGGAATACAGCCAATATCTTGTAGATATTGGCAAAAGAATTACAATTTTGACACAGGACGAACAGGAAGGGTTCGGTCATGCCGTATCTTGTGCTAAAAATTGGGTAAAAGATGAGACATTTCTGCTGCTGTTAGGCGATCATGTTTACATATCAAGCACGGAAAAATCTTGTTCTAGCCAAGTTATAGACATTTACCAACAATTCAACAAAAGCGTTGTTGGCTTAACTGTAATGCCAGTAGAGATTATTCAAAAGGCTGGCTGCATTACAGGGTTTTGGCAAGAACAAAACTCAATTCTTTCTATAAACCAACTATACGAAAAGCCGGATATTGAATATGCACGGAAGCATTTGCGTGTAGAGGGAATGGCAGATGATGAATTTCTAGCTGTATTCGGCTTATATGTACTTACGCCTAAAATTTTTGACTACTTAGAAGAACACATTAGCAACAACATCCGCGAACGGGGTGAATTTCAGTTAACGTCCTGTATTGACAGATTGCGGCAAGATGAGGGAGTCACTGGGTACGTTGTTAAAGGAAAATGTTTTGACACGGGATTGCCAGAGACGTATCGACAGACAATGATTGATTTTCGTAACTCATAA
- a CDS encoding DUF4079 domain-containing protein, whose protein sequence is MSFEIPASVKVWSQFFHPVLMWVLLAVSLYALYLGVLVRRTRTAEGEAKKELIKGKFSVKHYQIGSLLLALMIVGSLGGMAITYINNGKLFVGPHLLAGLGMTGLIATSAALSPYMQKGKDWARYTHIVLNSALLALFSWQAVTGMQIVQRIISKM, encoded by the coding sequence ATGAGTTTTGAGATCCCCGCATCGGTTAAAGTTTGGAGCCAATTTTTTCACCCCGTTTTAATGTGGGTGTTGTTAGCCGTGTCCCTATATGCCCTTTATTTGGGCGTTCTAGTCCGACGTACCAGAACGGCGGAAGGAGAAGCCAAGAAAGAGCTAATCAAGGGCAAGTTCAGCGTCAAGCACTATCAAATCGGATCGTTGCTCTTGGCGCTGATGATCGTTGGTTCGCTGGGGGGAATGGCTATCACCTACATCAACAATGGCAAACTGTTTGTAGGGCCGCACCTGCTGGCTGGGTTAGGCATGACAGGACTGATTGCGACTTCGGCGGCTCTTTCGCCTTATATGCAGAAAGGAAAAGACTGGGCGCGTTACACGCACATTGTCCTGAATTCAGCCCTATTGGCACTGTTTAGCTGGCAAGCGGTGACAGGGATGCAAATTGTGCAAAGAATTATCAGCAAAATGTAG
- the fusA gene encoding elongation factor G produces the protein MIPRKRIRNIGISAHIDSGKTTLSERILYYTGKIYKIGEVKGSGDTATLDYMKLEQEKGITITSAATTCIWNDIQINLIDTPGHVDFTIEVERALRVLDGAIMVLCAVAGVQSQSITVDRQMKRYRVPRIAFINKMDRAGANPFRVVQALRAKLNLNPLLLQYPIGSEDNFVGVIDLIEMTANYFEGAKGENRVSQLIPEHLQDEAKEARVKMLDRLSMFSEEMMEMLLEGKEVPKEIIWTTIRKGTLSLELTPVLLGSAFKNKGVQNLLDAVDLYLPSPEDREVVTAIDISTKEKVNVYPDKDANLVALAFKITDDAFGQLTYTRIYSGTLREGKRIYNTRTNQRFQVSQIVQMHANKREHVESAAAGEIVALLGVDCASGDTFCSEGTNLSLEQMFVPEPVITLAIAPKKRDDADQISKALNRFMREDPTFRVSIDPESKETLISGMGELHLEIYIERIKREYNAEVYVGAPAVAYRETVSQSASFDYKLRKQSGGSGQYAHVIGRIEACEEPFVFENRVVGGAIPKQFIPACEKGFRDAIESGLLIGYPIIGVKVILEGGSYHNVDSSEMAFRVAAKQGFQQACAKATPIILEPIMLVEVETPNDFVGRVQGDLSSRRGLLLGSQTIENYAAIRAEIPLVEMFGYSTPLRSLSSGMANFSMEFADYRQVPASVQQQLIADAAKLRG, from the coding sequence ATGATTCCCCGAAAACGCATCCGTAATATTGGAATTTCTGCTCATATCGACTCTGGTAAAACAACACTAAGCGAGCGGATTCTTTACTACACGGGCAAAATTTACAAAATTGGGGAAGTAAAAGGTAGCGGAGATACTGCCACGCTGGACTACATGAAGCTTGAGCAAGAAAAAGGTATCACCATCACTTCAGCTGCTACAACTTGCATCTGGAATGATATCCAAATCAACCTAATCGATACCCCCGGACACGTAGACTTCACAATTGAAGTAGAGCGTGCTTTGCGAGTTCTGGATGGCGCAATTATGGTGCTGTGCGCCGTTGCTGGAGTTCAGTCGCAATCCATCACAGTCGATAGGCAAATGAAGCGCTATCGCGTGCCGCGTATTGCCTTCATTAATAAGATGGATCGTGCGGGTGCAAATCCGTTCCGAGTTGTGCAAGCGCTTAGGGCCAAATTAAATTTAAATCCCCTACTCCTTCAATATCCAATCGGCAGCGAGGATAACTTTGTTGGCGTTATCGATTTAATTGAGATGACAGCAAATTACTTTGAAGGAGCAAAAGGCGAAAATCGCGTTAGCCAGCTTATTCCCGAACACCTACAAGATGAGGCAAAAGAGGCACGAGTAAAGATGCTCGATCGGCTTTCCATGTTTTCAGAAGAAATGATGGAAATGCTGCTTGAAGGCAAAGAAGTTCCCAAGGAGATAATTTGGACAACTATTCGCAAGGGAACTTTAAGTCTTGAGTTGACACCAGTTCTTTTAGGTTCTGCCTTCAAAAATAAGGGCGTTCAGAACCTGCTCGATGCTGTAGACCTTTATCTGCCATCTCCAGAAGATCGGGAAGTAGTAACGGCAATTGATATTAGCACTAAGGAGAAAGTTAATGTCTACCCAGATAAAGACGCAAATCTTGTTGCTTTGGCGTTCAAAATTACAGATGATGCGTTTGGTCAACTGACTTATACTCGCATCTATTCCGGTACGCTGCGCGAGGGAAAACGGATCTACAACACCCGCACTAACCAACGGTTTCAAGTCAGCCAAATCGTGCAGATGCATGCCAACAAACGCGAACACGTAGAAAGTGCAGCGGCTGGAGAAATTGTAGCTTTGCTTGGTGTGGATTGCGCTTCGGGCGACACATTTTGCTCGGAAGGAACAAACCTTTCTCTAGAGCAAATGTTTGTACCAGAACCCGTAATTACCTTAGCGATCGCGCCCAAAAAACGGGACGATGCCGATCAAATTTCCAAGGCGCTTAACCGCTTTATGCGAGAAGATCCCACCTTCCGAGTCAGCATCGATCCCGAATCTAAGGAAACATTGATATCGGGAATGGGCGAACTCCACCTGGAAATTTACATCGAGCGAATTAAGCGCGAATACAACGCGGAAGTCTACGTCGGTGCGCCAGCAGTAGCCTATCGCGAAACAGTCTCTCAATCGGCAAGTTTTGATTACAAACTCAGGAAACAATCAGGAGGAAGCGGTCAATATGCTCATGTAATTGGTCGTATTGAAGCTTGTGAAGAACCTTTTGTGTTCGAGAACCGAGTTGTCGGCGGTGCGATTCCCAAGCAATTCATCCCTGCTTGCGAAAAAGGCTTCCGCGATGCTATAGAAAGCGGACTTTTAATTGGTTATCCAATTATTGGAGTCAAAGTAATTCTAGAAGGCGGTTCTTACCATAACGTTGATTCTTCGGAAATGGCATTCCGGGTTGCGGCGAAGCAAGGATTCCAACAAGCATGTGCCAAAGCGACGCCGATTATTCTCGAACCAATTATGCTTGTGGAAGTGGAAACACCAAACGATTTTGTAGGACGGGTGCAGGGTGATTTGTCGTCTCGTCGCGGCTTGCTGCTGGGTTCGCAGACGATAGAAAATTATGCCGCAATCCGTGCTGAAATACCGCTTGTGGAAATGTTTGGTTACTCGACACCGCTGCGATCGCTTTCTTCGGGGATGGCTAATTTCTCTATGGAGTTCGCTGACTACAGACAGGTTCCCGCCAGCGTTCAGCAGCAGCTAATTGCAGACGCCGCCAAACTGCGCGGCTAA
- the purH gene encoding bifunctional phosphoribosylaminoimidazolecarboxamide formyltransferase/IMP cyclohydrolase has translation MARLALLSVSDKTGLIEFARKLVEEFGFDVISSGGTAKALKEAGIPVTKVSDYTGSPEILGGRVKTLHPRIHGGILARRDEPSDVADLENQQIRPIDLVVVNLYPFEQTIAKPGCTLADAVEQIDIGGPAMLRASAKNFKYLTVLCNPVQYDAYLEQLYKHGEAPSFEFRKACAQHAFSHTATYDTAIASYLVSQEEETASDLPEHFTISGKQLQSLRYGENPHQPAAWYQSGTAKSGFSAATKLQGKELSYNNLVDLEAARRIIAEFPDTPAAAILKHTNPCGVALGNSLSEAYEKAFNADSVSAFGGIVALNHPIDAATATQLTKTFLECILAPGCDAEAQEIMGAKTNVRVLILPDLKSGPQQTIKAIAGGFLAQNSDDAVENPSDWQVVTEKQPTPEQLEELLFAWKVCKHVKSNAIVVTRDRATLGVGAGQMNRVGSAKIALEQAGEKSQGATLASDGFFPFDDSVKTAAAAGIVAIVQPGGSMRDADSIKAANELGLVMVFTKVRHFLH, from the coding sequence ATGGCGCGTCTGGCACTGCTGAGTGTATCTGATAAAACTGGGCTAATTGAATTTGCCCGCAAACTGGTTGAAGAATTTGGGTTCGATGTCATCAGCAGTGGTGGAACTGCCAAAGCACTCAAAGAGGCAGGGATACCAGTTACTAAAGTTTCCGATTACACTGGTTCTCCAGAAATTTTAGGAGGACGAGTCAAAACCCTACACCCCCGGATTCATGGCGGTATTTTAGCGCGTCGCGACGAACCTTCGGACGTAGCAGATTTAGAAAATCAGCAGATTCGCCCCATCGATCTAGTCGTTGTTAATCTGTATCCCTTTGAGCAAACTATTGCTAAACCGGGTTGTACCTTAGCAGACGCAGTTGAGCAGATTGACATAGGTGGCCCTGCTATGCTGAGGGCATCTGCAAAAAACTTCAAATATCTGACAGTTTTGTGCAACCCCGTGCAGTACGACGCTTACTTGGAGCAGTTGTACAAGCATGGGGAGGCTCCATCTTTCGAGTTCCGCAAAGCCTGTGCCCAACACGCATTTTCGCACACGGCGACTTATGACACTGCGATCGCTTCTTACTTGGTAAGTCAAGAGGAAGAAACAGCCAGCGATTTACCAGAACACTTTACAATTTCCGGTAAACAACTGCAATCTCTACGTTATGGTGAAAATCCCCATCAACCAGCAGCATGGTATCAAAGTGGGACGGCGAAAAGTGGCTTTTCTGCTGCTACTAAATTGCAAGGGAAGGAACTTAGTTACAACAACTTAGTAGATTTAGAAGCAGCACGGCGAATTATTGCTGAGTTTCCCGATACGCCAGCAGCGGCTATTCTTAAACATACTAATCCCTGCGGTGTCGCTTTGGGGAATAGTTTATCGGAAGCTTACGAAAAGGCTTTCAATGCTGACTCTGTTTCTGCGTTTGGCGGAATTGTGGCGTTGAACCATCCTATCGACGCGGCTACTGCAACACAGTTAACCAAGACATTTTTGGAATGTATTTTAGCGCCTGGTTGTGACGCAGAAGCACAAGAAATTATGGGTGCTAAAACCAACGTGCGAGTTTTAATTTTGCCAGATTTAAAGTCGGGGCCGCAACAGACAATTAAAGCGATCGCTGGTGGATTTCTGGCTCAAAATTCAGATGATGCGGTAGAAAACCCTAGCGATTGGCAGGTAGTAACCGAGAAGCAACCAACACCAGAACAATTGGAAGAATTGCTATTTGCTTGGAAAGTCTGCAAGCACGTTAAGTCTAATGCAATTGTAGTCACACGCGATCGCGCTACATTAGGCGTTGGTGCTGGTCAAATGAATCGCGTCGGTTCTGCCAAAATTGCTTTAGAACAAGCTGGAGAAAAATCGCAAGGTGCTACTCTAGCTAGCGATGGTTTCTTCCCCTTCGATGACTCGGTAAAAACAGCAGCAGCGGCAGGAATTGTTGCTATTGTGCAGCCTGGCGGTAGCATGCGCGATGCGGATTCTATCAAAGCTGCTAATGAGTTGGGATTGGTGATGGTTTTCACCAAAGTTCGCCACTTTTTACATTAA
- a CDS encoding glycoside hydrolase family protein, whose amino-acid sequence MSKVSVIGRSRIAGTIGLACLLLSLHGCGDAPTGLNNSSRLPPLVMQGGDPYIRALMRTISASESNVKQPYFVLYGGDRVKDLSRHPSQCVTITVGPNKGNCSTAAGRYQMINRTWDEKAKAYHPKPSQFLFWKSYSFEPQYQDAVVYAWLKDRRAWGADISSLLQQGKLDRVLRLLSGTWTSLGYGIENNSNTGNLPRVYQQMLQEELAAS is encoded by the coding sequence ATGAGTAAAGTTTCAGTAATAGGGCGATCGCGTATTGCAGGCACAATTGGTTTAGCGTGCTTGCTTTTGTCCTTGCATGGCTGTGGGGATGCACCTACAGGGCTTAATAATAGTAGTCGTCTGCCGCCTCTGGTTATGCAGGGGGGCGATCCGTACATTCGTGCATTGATGCGGACGATATCTGCTAGTGAATCGAATGTTAAGCAACCATATTTTGTACTGTATGGGGGCGATCGCGTCAAAGACCTCAGCCGTCATCCCAGCCAATGCGTCACAATTACTGTCGGCCCAAATAAGGGAAATTGCTCAACTGCTGCTGGACGTTATCAAATGATAAACCGAACCTGGGATGAAAAAGCTAAAGCCTATCACCCAAAGCCGTCCCAGTTTCTGTTTTGGAAGTCTTATAGTTTTGAGCCTCAATATCAGGATGCCGTAGTTTATGCTTGGTTAAAAGACCGTCGAGCTTGGGGTGCGGATATTTCTTCTTTGCTCCAACAGGGGAAGTTAGATCGGGTATTGCGCCTGCTGTCTGGCACTTGGACAAGTTTAGGTTATGGAATTGAAAATAATTCTAATACTGGTAACTTGCCAAGAGTTTATCAGCAAATGCTGCAAGAGGAATTAGCAGCTAGCTGA
- a CDS encoding mevalonate kinase, which produces MKIFVPGRLCLFGEHSDWAGGYRRLNPALEKGAALIVGTNQGLYASVKSHPNQLILRTSLSDGTRKEPFVLPMERPTLLAEAEKGGFFSYAAGVAYQAITHYRVGGIEIDNYLTDLPIKKGLSSSAALCVLVARAFNCIYDLKMTIRGEMELAYQGEITTPSRCGRMDQACAYGNRPILMIFDGDRTDVIELNVAKDLFFVIVDLGANKNTLEILSQLNQSYPIATNEVHRNVQKYLGSISFQITHQAVNAIQKGASEQLGALMEIAQTEFDKHLIPACPSQLTAPVLHKILNYEPIQPYILGGKGVGSQGDGTVQFIVKDEESQHQVMEIFERDFPQMKCIKLVIGEYSPSTNSSVVGEAYR; this is translated from the coding sequence ATGAAAATTTTTGTTCCTGGTCGCCTTTGTTTATTTGGCGAACACAGCGATTGGGCGGGGGGATATCGTCGCCTAAATCCTGCTTTGGAAAAGGGTGCTGCTTTAATTGTTGGTACAAATCAGGGACTTTATGCATCAGTTAAGTCTCATCCAAACCAGCTAATTTTACGCACATCCTTAAGTGATGGAACCCGTAAAGAACCCTTTGTTTTGCCTATGGAAAGACCGACTTTACTTGCCGAAGCGGAAAAAGGCGGTTTTTTTAGTTATGCTGCTGGGGTTGCTTACCAAGCCATCACTCACTATCGCGTTGGCGGAATTGAAATTGACAATTACTTAACAGATTTGCCGATAAAAAAAGGTCTTTCATCGAGTGCAGCTTTATGCGTACTTGTGGCGAGGGCATTTAATTGTATCTATGACTTGAAGATGACAATTAGGGGTGAGATGGAATTAGCTTATCAAGGTGAAATTACCACACCTTCACGCTGCGGTCGTATGGATCAGGCTTGTGCTTACGGGAACAGACCAATATTAATGATATTTGATGGCGATCGCACTGATGTCATCGAGTTAAACGTTGCTAAAGATCTCTTTTTTGTAATTGTAGATCTCGGTGCAAACAAAAATACTCTAGAAATTCTCAGCCAACTCAATCAGTCTTATCCTATCGCCACCAACGAAGTACACAGAAACGTCCAGAAATATCTTGGATCTATCAGTTTTCAAATTACACATCAGGCAGTTAACGCTATACAAAAAGGCGCTTCCGAACAACTTGGCGCTTTGATGGAAATAGCACAAACCGAATTTGACAAGCATCTAATACCTGCTTGTCCTTCTCAGTTAACTGCTCCCGTACTGCACAAAATACTCAACTATGAGCCAATTCAACCCTATATTTTAGGTGGTAAAGGTGTTGGGTCGCAAGGCGATGGCACAGTTCAATTTATTGTTAAAGATGAGGAAAGCCAGCACCAGGTAATGGAAATTTTTGAGCGGGATTTTCCGCAGATGAAATGTATAAAACTGGTGATAGGCGAGTATTCACCTTCTACAAATTCATCTGTTGTAGGAGAAGCTTATAGATAA
- a CDS encoding ankyrin repeat domain-containing protein — protein sequence MTSTKDKDILLRRAAQNGDINRVKALLANDANVNGADKDGTTALMFATRNGYTEIVRVLLEAGAKVNQPRKLYGLTALMIAAAANQVDIVRELVKVGADVNAKNDDGSTALMAAAAKGHSSIVQILLDAGADVNTKDKDEDTALNVAIAQGHAKTVQILLESGADAKATTKDGRNMLMAAAETGDLAVVQLLINNADVNAKDKEGETALTLAADQGHANVVQALLTAGADVNAKNIDGGTALMAAAAAGKIDTVSILLDGGADLNIRDKDGETALNVAVVEGYVDVVEILLNRGADCQGRNNLGDTPLLVAALHGNAEIVEALVQKESNANSKNFGETALTLAASNGHAETVKVLLAAGADANTKADDGKTALMKACDRGYTDAIQELVAKGADVNIQDKAGATALMWATHRGHGDAVQVLLSAGADVNLKNQGGYTALAIAEFNGYPNVAQMLKASGAQE from the coding sequence ATGACTAGCACTAAAGATAAAGATATCTTATTAAGACGGGCGGCTCAGAATGGAGACATCAATAGAGTAAAAGCACTACTCGCTAATGATGCTAACGTCAACGGAGCGGATAAAGACGGCACAACCGCTTTAATGTTTGCCACAAGAAATGGCTATACCGAGATTGTCCGAGTGCTGCTGGAAGCTGGTGCGAAGGTCAACCAGCCTAGAAAACTTTATGGCCTGACGGCTTTGATGATAGCAGCCGCCGCTAATCAAGTTGATATAGTGCGCGAGTTGGTCAAAGTCGGCGCTGATGTGAATGCGAAAAATGATGACGGCAGCACAGCATTAATGGCGGCGGCGGCGAAAGGACATAGTAGCATCGTGCAAATTTTGCTTGATGCGGGTGCTGATGTCAATACCAAAGATAAGGATGAAGATACAGCCTTGAATGTGGCGATCGCGCAAGGCCACGCCAAAACCGTACAAATTTTATTAGAATCCGGAGCTGATGCCAAGGCCACAACAAAAGATGGCAGAAATATGCTTATGGCAGCAGCTGAAACTGGCGATTTAGCAGTCGTCCAACTATTAATCAACAACGCTGATGTCAATGCTAAAGACAAAGAGGGGGAAACTGCTTTAACCCTAGCAGCAGACCAAGGCCACGCTAATGTTGTGCAAGCATTACTAACAGCTGGTGCTGATGTCAATGCCAAAAACATAGATGGTGGAACCGCACTAATGGCAGCAGCTGCTGCTGGCAAAATCGACACGGTATCGATTTTGCTTGATGGCGGAGCGGATCTCAATATCAGAGACAAAGATGGCGAGACAGCTCTCAATGTAGCTGTTGTAGAAGGGTATGTTGATGTTGTCGAGATTTTACTTAACCGAGGCGCTGATTGCCAGGGAAGAAATAATCTGGGAGACACTCCTTTATTAGTTGCAGCCTTGCATGGTAACGCTGAAATTGTGGAGGCGCTGGTGCAGAAGGAAAGCAATGCAAATAGCAAAAATTTTGGCGAGACAGCTTTAACTTTAGCTGCATCTAACGGGCACGCTGAAACCGTCAAAGTATTACTTGCGGCGGGTGCGGATGCTAACACCAAAGCAGACGACGGAAAGACGGCGCTGATGAAAGCATGCGATCGCGGCTATACAGACGCGATTCAAGAGTTGGTAGCTAAAGGCGCTGATGTAAATATTCAAGATAAAGCTGGCGCAACTGCTTTGATGTGGGCAACCCATCGCGGTCATGGGGATGCAGTACAAGTATTGCTAAGTGCTGGTGCAGATGTAAACCTGAAAAATCAGGGCGGATATACAGCATTAGCGATCGCTGAGTTTAACGGTTATCCAAATGTCGCGCAAATGTTGAAAGCATCTGGGGCACAAGAGTAA
- a CDS encoding NAD(P)H-binding protein, which translates to MKAFVAGATGETGRRIVQELVKRNIPVRALVRNLEKAREILPSETELVVGDVLNPESIRAGLADSTVLLCATGAAPSFDPTGPYKVDYEGTKNLVDAAKAKGIEHFVLVSSLCTSQLFHPLNLFWLILVWKKQAEEYIDKSGINYTIVRPGGLKNEDNPYPIVMSSADTLFDGSIPRTKVAQVAVEALFQPSARNKVVEIVAKSEAPEKTWEQLFAGVA; encoded by the coding sequence ATGAAAGCATTTGTAGCAGGGGCAACAGGTGAAACGGGTCGCCGGATTGTACAAGAGCTAGTTAAGCGAAATATTCCCGTCCGGGCATTAGTTAGGAACTTAGAGAAAGCTAGAGAAATTCTGCCATCTGAGACAGAGTTAGTAGTCGGCGACGTGCTAAATCCAGAGAGTATCAGGGCTGGATTGGCAGATAGTACCGTACTGCTATGCGCTACTGGTGCAGCGCCCAGCTTTGACCCTACTGGCCCGTATAAGGTGGACTACGAAGGAACTAAAAATCTGGTGGATGCGGCAAAGGCTAAGGGTATCGAGCATTTTGTCCTAGTTTCGTCTTTATGTACCTCCCAGTTATTTCATCCGCTAAATTTGTTCTGGTTAATTTTAGTGTGGAAGAAACAAGCGGAAGAGTATATCGACAAAAGTGGTATTAACTATACAATTGTGCGGCCCGGTGGCCTCAAGAATGAAGATAACCCATACCCAATCGTGATGTCTTCCGCAGATACACTGTTTGATGGCAGCATTCCGCGTACTAAGGTGGCGCAAGTCGCTGTTGAGGCACTGTTTCAACCAAGTGCGCGGAATAAAGTTGTGGAGATTGTAGCTAAGAGTGAGGCTCCGGAAAAAACTTGGGAGCAACTGTTTGCTGGTGTGGCATGA